In the Hordeum vulgare subsp. vulgare chromosome 7H, MorexV3_pseudomolecules_assembly, whole genome shotgun sequence genome, one interval contains:
- the LOC123410337 gene encoding uncharacterized protein LOC123410337, giving the protein MESDGRKEGETPAAAAAAQRGAASLGVSVQEGLQHAKASVVGAVQKAMAGSEEEAAQADLRTAKAQVEATDEAEAKKKHLAG; this is encoded by the coding sequence ATGGAGTCCGACGGGAGGAAGGAGGGCGAGACGCcggcggcggccgcggcggcgCAGAGGGGCGCGGCGTCGTTGGGCGTGTCGGTGCAGGAGGGGCTGCAGCACGCCAAGGCCAGCGTGGTCGGCGCGGTGCAGAAGGCGATGGCGGGgagcgaggaggaggcggcgcaggCGGACCTGCGCACGGCCAAGGCGCAGGTGGAGGCCACCGACGAGGCCGAGGCCAAGAAGAAGCACCTCGCAGGTTGA